The following proteins are encoded in a genomic region of Ostrea edulis chromosome 7, xbOstEdul1.1, whole genome shotgun sequence:
- the LOC125656753 gene encoding uncharacterized protein LOC125656753 isoform X1 codes for MRSPSGSLFLGVVLIFVTEAVRWPRGTYTLVKPRTGCPRGWHEGWRHQDNEDSNNKNYLIPRHHFAGSFGKDMRFHYCTKDPHKGSRKGNWPRGNYCILKHGMSCPKGFREGKVLWDDEDKRNSNRYGGTLPRGTYSQDTRIYYCCRNDGSFRKRIRLPTKTPFYLLRFRAPCQRVQGMYVREETVHFDDEDSRNKNAAHGWYPMGAGGRDHNLHYCFYRR; via the exons ATGCGGAGTCCTTCCGGTTCTTTATTCCTTGGCGTTGTGTTGATATTTGTTACGGAAGCAG TTCGATGGCCTCGAGGTACATACACTCTTGTTAAACCAAGAACTGGTTGTCCCCGAGGATGGCACGAGGGATGGCGACATCAAGACAACGAGGATAGCAACAACAAGAATTATCTGATACCAAGACATCACTTTGCTG GTTCCTTCGGTAAAGACATGCGTTTTCATTACTGCACAAAGGACCCTCATAAAGGAAGCCGAAAAGGAAATTGGCCCCGAGGAAACTATTGCATTCTTAAGCATGGAATGTCCTGTCCAAAAG GTTTTCGGGAAGGAAAGGTCCTTTGGGACGACGAGGACAAGAGAAATTCTAATAGATATGGTGGAACCTTGCCACGTGGTACTTACAGTCAAGATACACGAATTTATTACTGTTGTCG AAATGATGGCTCATTCAGAAAAAGAATCCGACTTCCGACCAAAACTCCCTTCTACTTGTTAAGATTTCGGGCACCTTGCCAGCGGGTTCAGGGTATGTATGTGAGGGAGGAAACAGTGCATTTTGATGACGAGGACAGCAGGAACAAGAATGCTGCCCACGGGTGGTATCCTATGGGAGCAGGTGGAAGGGATCACAACCTGCACTACTGCTTTTACAGACGATAG
- the LOC125656753 gene encoding uncharacterized protein LOC125656753 isoform X2: protein MRSPSGSLFLGVVLIFVTEAVRWPRGTYTLVKPRTGCPRGWHEGWRHQDNEDSNNKNYLIPRHHFAGFREGKVLWDDEDKRNSNRYGGTLPRGTYSQDTRIYYCCRNDGSFRKRIRLPTKTPFYLLRFRAPCQRVQGMYVREETVHFDDEDSRNKNAAHGWYPMGAGGRDHNLHYCFYRR from the exons ATGCGGAGTCCTTCCGGTTCTTTATTCCTTGGCGTTGTGTTGATATTTGTTACGGAAGCAG TTCGATGGCCTCGAGGTACATACACTCTTGTTAAACCAAGAACTGGTTGTCCCCGAGGATGGCACGAGGGATGGCGACATCAAGACAACGAGGATAGCAACAACAAGAATTATCTGATACCAAGACATCACTTTGCTG GTTTTCGGGAAGGAAAGGTCCTTTGGGACGACGAGGACAAGAGAAATTCTAATAGATATGGTGGAACCTTGCCACGTGGTACTTACAGTCAAGATACACGAATTTATTACTGTTGTCG AAATGATGGCTCATTCAGAAAAAGAATCCGACTTCCGACCAAAACTCCCTTCTACTTGTTAAGATTTCGGGCACCTTGCCAGCGGGTTCAGGGTATGTATGTGAGGGAGGAAACAGTGCATTTTGATGACGAGGACAGCAGGAACAAGAATGCTGCCCACGGGTGGTATCCTATGGGAGCAGGTGGAAGGGATCACAACCTGCACTACTGCTTTTACAGACGATAG